From the Bacillus tuaregi genome, one window contains:
- a CDS encoding DUF2515 domain-containing protein — protein sequence MFFWRHREKTPLERIREELKQKGKNPQAGLAPISLKEQGLLEEIRKETAKHNLNNVTRTKAYLDYYLRYPEIQWAFLGHMVSRNGGYSMTDLQGELLTRLLSKKERTWFFSFLERGNWLIFQDVYPQFLLYQESLRRGKKLFYLLPHLQVSSFMETIWNHFWVEQDRYIHCIALVINEQSYLEKRVIQNPVYQKEVLGKFEFFLQDVLSFNHILFPYDNKGLKGLTLHQFQSLHERILLGKRLYAVLFKNKDIHRQMLAWAKSHPHTGSRKDYWPHLFNSVKEGVPGIFYPLRLKSCRLRKGASRFYSPKLENAWKNVSQPEAEAGDWFQDDLVADYLEDDIEMIDGEIKDEYCKTLERLEIAALAKKTILF from the coding sequence ATGTTTTTTTGGAGACATCGGGAGAAAACGCCGCTTGAAAGGATTCGGGAGGAGTTGAAGCAAAAAGGCAAAAATCCTCAAGCTGGTCTAGCGCCAATATCCTTGAAGGAGCAAGGCTTACTTGAGGAAATCAGGAAGGAAACTGCGAAGCATAATCTTAATAATGTCACGAGAACAAAGGCTTATCTTGACTACTATCTGCGTTATCCGGAAATTCAGTGGGCTTTTTTAGGTCATATGGTTTCAAGAAACGGCGGGTACAGTATGACTGATTTGCAGGGGGAGCTCTTGACAAGACTGCTTTCAAAGAAGGAGCGAACCTGGTTTTTCTCGTTTTTGGAGCGCGGCAATTGGCTGATTTTCCAGGATGTCTATCCGCAATTTCTCCTCTATCAGGAGAGCCTACGGAGAGGGAAAAAGCTGTTTTATCTTCTACCGCATTTACAGGTTTCAAGCTTTATGGAGACGATTTGGAACCATTTTTGGGTGGAACAGGACCGGTATATTCACTGCATCGCGCTTGTTATTAATGAACAAAGCTATTTGGAAAAAAGAGTCATCCAGAATCCTGTCTATCAAAAGGAGGTGCTGGGGAAGTTTGAATTTTTCCTTCAGGATGTGCTCTCCTTTAACCATATACTTTTCCCATATGATAACAAAGGTCTTAAAGGCTTGACGCTTCACCAATTTCAATCCCTTCATGAGCGAATTTTATTAGGGAAGCGACTGTATGCGGTTCTTTTTAAAAATAAGGATATTCATAGACAGATGTTAGCTTGGGCGAAGAGTCATCCACATACAGGCTCGAGAAAGGATTATTGGCCGCATCTTTTTAATAGTGTGAAAGAGGGAGTCCCGGGGATTTTCTACCCGCTTCGCCTAAAGTCCTGCAGGCTTCGCAAGGGGGCAAGCCGGTTTTACAGCCCAAAGCTTGAAAATGCGTGGAAGAATGTTAGTCAGCCTGAGGCTGAAGCAGGAGATTGGTTTCAGGATGACCTTGTAGCGGATTATTTAGAGGACGATATTGAGATGATAGATGGGGAGATAAAGGATGAATATTGTAAAACACTTGAAAGGCTTGAAATTGCCGCCCTTGCCAAAAAGACAATCCTTTTCTAA
- a CDS encoding CBO0543 family protein gives MNIVKHLKGLKLPPLPKRQSFSKKEYIVTAILASLIGTYLDLYFVGKGIYEFPQRPLPEFFTIHIGFTLFGLPVSVILLLSFLSRLNNGRKIVFILIVSLLMAVFERFSELLGFFQHSAEWKHYYTFFGYALFLIILTVFFHWVKKQ, from the coding sequence ATGAATATTGTAAAACACTTGAAAGGCTTGAAATTGCCGCCCTTGCCAAAAAGACAATCCTTTTCTAAAAAGGAATACATCGTTACGGCAATATTAGCTTCATTAATAGGGACCTACCTGGACCTTTATTTTGTCGGGAAAGGAATATACGAATTTCCTCAGCGTCCGCTGCCAGAGTTTTTTACAATCCATATAGGCTTTACGTTATTTGGCTTGCCGGTATCTGTCATCCTATTATTATCTTTTCTCTCCCGTTTAAATAATGGGAGAAAAATAGTCTTCATTCTAATTGTAAGTCTCTTAATGGCTGTATTTGAAAGATTTTCCGAGCTACTCGGTTTTTTCCAGCATAGTGCGGAATGGAAGCATTACTACACTTTCTTTGGGTATGCGTTATTTTTAATCATCCTAACCGTGTTTTTTCATTGGGTGAAAAAACAGTAA
- the bshB2 gene encoding bacillithiol biosynthesis deacetylase BshB2: MEKEQHVLVVLPHPDDEAFGASGTIAAHIANGTPVTYACLTLGEMGRNLGDPPFATRESLPLIRKQELQNAANVLGIQDLRMLGYRDKTVEFEDVEKLIHDFTSIIEEVNPTLVISFYPGYAVHPDHDATGAAVVKTLERIPENKRPKLHCLAFSHGCEEEIGQADIVYDVSKVAQTKMDAILSHASQAQLMVADMKERYNQGDIEVITRMNTERFWTYKF; encoded by the coding sequence ATGGAAAAAGAACAGCATGTTTTGGTTGTTCTTCCCCACCCTGACGACGAAGCCTTTGGCGCGTCCGGAACCATTGCCGCTCATATTGCAAATGGAACCCCTGTCACCTATGCATGTTTAACGCTTGGTGAAATGGGACGAAATCTTGGCGACCCTCCATTTGCTACAAGGGAGTCATTGCCGCTGATTCGTAAACAAGAGCTGCAGAATGCTGCCAACGTACTTGGGATTCAGGATTTAAGAATGCTGGGATATCGTGATAAAACGGTTGAATTCGAAGATGTTGAAAAGCTGATTCACGACTTCACATCGATTATTGAAGAGGTAAACCCAACGCTTGTCATTAGCTTTTATCCAGGCTATGCTGTCCATCCCGATCATGATGCGACAGGCGCGGCCGTTGTCAAAACACTTGAACGAATTCCAGAAAACAAACGACCTAAGCTGCACTGCCTTGCCTTTTCACACGGCTGTGAAGAGGAAATCGGCCAAGCAGATATCGTGTATGATGTGAGCAAGGTAGCACAGACGAAAATGGATGCGATCCTATCACATGCCTCACAGGCACAATTGATGGTAGCAGATATGAAGGAAAGATATAACCAAGGCGATATCGAAGTCATAACGAGAATGAATACGGAGCGTTTTTGGACTTATAAATTCTAA
- a CDS encoding YojF family protein, producing MEPVIVEAVQEEIDRLANQDIYLHLETTAGAYASHFDEKVFSSGAFIRNALVQYERGKIAGTGPSYRVGLKLAIGWIYAEGITHFEVDSEGRLLLAGHDYQGKLAVCLEISTTPFA from the coding sequence ATGGAACCGGTAATCGTAGAAGCAGTCCAAGAGGAAATTGACAGATTGGCAAACCAGGATATCTATCTTCATCTTGAAACAACGGCTGGTGCATATGCCTCGCATTTCGATGAAAAGGTCTTCTCCTCTGGAGCTTTTATCCGCAATGCACTCGTTCAATATGAAAGAGGGAAAATTGCTGGAACAGGTCCATCCTACCGGGTCGGCCTCAAATTGGCGATTGGCTGGATTTATGCAGAAGGTATTACCCATTTTGAAGTGGACTCAGAGGGAAGACTGCTACTAGCAGGTCACGACTACCAAGGAAAACTGGCCGTTTGCCTTGAAATTAGCACCACTCCCTTTGCCTAA
- a CDS encoding NADPH:quinone oxidoreductase family protein has product MAERFKALIVDKHEADFRVSVNELTLQDLPEADVLIKVAYSSINYKDGLASTPDGKIVRSYPFVPGIDLTGTVVASSDPRFQEGDEVIATSYEIGVSHYGGYSEYARIPGDWIVPLPEGLSLKEAMVYGTAGLTAALSIQRLEDNGVTPEKGKVLVTGATGGVGSLAVSMLAKLGYKVVASTGKESEHEFLHKLGASEVVTREDVHNGKIKALDKQLWAAAVDPVGGETLAAILSKITYGGSVAVSGLTGGGNVPTSVFPFILRGVNLLGIDSVYCPMEIRKRVWDRMATDLKPENLLQSIQKEITLEELPEHLPILLKAQARGRILVKM; this is encoded by the coding sequence ATGGCAGAAAGATTCAAAGCACTAATTGTTGATAAACATGAAGCAGATTTCCGCGTATCGGTTAATGAGCTTACACTACAGGATTTACCGGAGGCTGACGTCCTGATCAAGGTAGCCTATTCCAGCATTAACTATAAGGATGGACTGGCCTCGACACCAGATGGAAAAATTGTCCGCTCCTACCCATTTGTACCTGGTATTGATTTAACAGGTACGGTCGTAGCTTCCTCAGACCCCCGTTTCCAGGAGGGTGATGAAGTCATTGCGACAAGCTATGAAATTGGCGTATCGCATTATGGTGGCTACAGCGAGTATGCTCGAATTCCAGGCGACTGGATTGTTCCGCTTCCTGAGGGACTTTCTTTGAAAGAGGCCATGGTCTATGGCACAGCCGGTTTAACTGCAGCCCTTTCGATACAGAGACTTGAGGACAACGGAGTGACTCCTGAGAAAGGCAAGGTTCTTGTAACAGGAGCCACCGGCGGAGTTGGCAGCTTAGCTGTTTCAATGCTTGCTAAATTGGGCTATAAAGTGGTCGCAAGCACAGGCAAAGAATCTGAGCATGAATTCCTGCATAAGCTTGGTGCTTCAGAGGTGGTTACCCGTGAAGACGTACATAATGGCAAAATTAAAGCACTTGATAAGCAGCTATGGGCGGCTGCCGTGGACCCTGTCGGCGGGGAAACACTCGCTGCAATCCTAAGCAAGATCACTTACGGCGGCTCTGTGGCTGTCAGCGGTTTAACCGGCGGCGGCAATGTTCCAACCTCCGTCTTTCCGTTTATTCTGCGCGGGGTTAACCTCCTTGGGATTGACTCGGTCTACTGTCCAATGGAGATTCGGAAAAGAGTTTGGGACCGCATGGCGACCGACCTAAAGCCGGAGAACTTGCTCCAATCCATACAAAAGGAAATTACGCTTGAAGAGCTTCCAGAGCATCTACCGATTCTATTAAAGGCCCAGGCTCGCGGACGTATATTAGTGAAAATGTAA
- the pdxK gene encoding pyridoxine/pyridoxal/pyridoxamine kinase, with product MTLKKALTIAGSDTSGGAGIQADLKTFQELGVYGMTALTVIATMDPNHNWSHGVFPIEIEVLEKQLDTALSVGIDAVKTGMLATVETVETAARRIKESGIQNVVIDPVMVCKGEDEVLNPEVAGALRSVLTPLATVVTPNLFEASQLAQTAPIQNVDDMKAAAVKIHELGAKYVMIKGGSKLHTEKAVDVLFDGKDFTIYESEKINTPYTHGAGCTFSAAITAELAKGKTVLEAIEVAKDFITEAIRHGWKLNEYVGPTMHGAYRLYGAGRQEAAHLTK from the coding sequence ATGACTTTGAAAAAGGCTTTAACGATAGCCGGCTCTGATACAAGCGGCGGTGCCGGTATTCAAGCAGATTTAAAAACGTTCCAGGAGCTTGGCGTATATGGAATGACCGCTCTGACGGTTATTGCTACAATGGACCCAAATCATAACTGGAGCCACGGCGTATTCCCGATTGAAATCGAAGTGTTGGAAAAGCAATTGGACACAGCCCTATCAGTCGGCATCGATGCGGTTAAAACAGGGATGCTCGCTACAGTAGAAACCGTAGAAACAGCTGCTAGACGGATTAAAGAATCCGGAATTCAAAATGTGGTCATTGATCCTGTTATGGTATGTAAAGGAGAAGACGAGGTCCTGAATCCTGAAGTGGCTGGTGCTCTCCGCAGTGTTCTGACACCACTTGCCACCGTTGTGACACCGAATCTTTTTGAGGCAAGCCAGCTGGCACAAACAGCCCCTATCCAAAACGTCGATGACATGAAGGCCGCTGCGGTAAAGATTCATGAGCTTGGTGCTAAATATGTCATGATTAAGGGCGGAAGTAAATTACATACGGAAAAAGCGGTTGATGTCTTATTTGACGGCAAAGACTTCACCATTTATGAAAGCGAAAAAATTAATACCCCTTATACTCATGGTGCTGGCTGTACCTTCTCTGCGGCTATTACAGCTGAGCTAGCAAAGGGTAAAACAGTTCTGGAAGCGATTGAGGTGGCAAAGGACTTTATTACAGAAGCCATCCGTCATGGCTGGAAGCTGAATGAATATGTGGGACCAACTATGCATGGTGCCTACCGTCTATACGGTGCTGGTCGTCAGGAAGCAGCGCATTTGACAAAATAG
- the fdhD gene encoding formate dehydrogenase accessory sulfurtransferase FdhD, whose product MHRKSCPEEYPITLIVNGYEVAVFQLTNQDLEDWAYGYMYSEGLIEHRDDIQSLQIDSDFGAIRVVLDNAFDAEKMLTKKKHYTAGCGRGVTFFSMTDVKTFSKVQSQKTYRLSVLLKKRAEFAKNSPLYIETGGMHGACIVHEDGEMVIREDIGRHNAVDKVIGHGIRQGLDPKNLVLLTTGRVSYEMLSKAAKFGFSIIGSRTAATKQAIQLAKYLNIELVGYLRGKMAIVYTSKGRVIDDVTEQVGTQPNLRVLP is encoded by the coding sequence ATGCACAGAAAGAGTTGTCCTGAGGAATATCCGATTACGCTTATTGTAAATGGATATGAGGTGGCAGTATTTCAATTAACCAATCAGGATTTAGAGGACTGGGCTTATGGCTATATGTACTCTGAGGGCTTGATCGAACATAGGGATGATATTCAGTCGCTTCAAATCGATTCGGATTTTGGAGCGATTCGTGTTGTGTTAGACAATGCATTCGATGCTGAGAAAATGCTTACGAAGAAAAAGCATTATACGGCAGGCTGTGGAAGAGGAGTAACCTTCTTTTCCATGACAGATGTCAAAACCTTCTCGAAGGTTCAGAGTCAAAAAACATATAGGCTGAGTGTTTTACTAAAAAAACGGGCGGAATTTGCCAAAAATTCCCCCCTTTATATAGAAACAGGCGGCATGCATGGAGCTTGTATCGTCCATGAAGACGGAGAAATGGTGATTCGTGAGGATATCGGGCGCCATAATGCAGTCGACAAGGTCATTGGTCATGGTATTAGACAGGGATTAGATCCAAAGAATTTAGTCCTGTTGACGACCGGAAGAGTATCCTATGAAATGCTTTCGAAGGCTGCTAAATTTGGTTTTTCCATTATTGGCTCTAGGACGGCGGCAACAAAGCAGGCCATCCAGCTGGCTAAATATTTAAATATCGAGCTAGTCGGTTATCTACGAGGCAAAATGGCGATTGTCTATACATCAAAGGGCAGGGTTATTGATGATGTGACAGAGCAGGTGGGTACTCAACCTAATCTAAGGGTTCTACCATAA
- the fdnG gene encoding formate dehydrogenase-N subunit alpha, with product MEVTRRQFLKISGAMAATLAVVELGFDDKQAKAASGSFKIAELTPTPTICPYCSVGCGILVYASKDDVIYTEGDPDHPINEGTLCSKGTTIRQLYTTEKRITTPLYRAPGSDKWEEVDWEFAYEKVVKNIKESRDRGMIHQENGVVVNRLDNIAYLGGAALDNEECHLNHKLFRAGLGLSFIEHQARIUHSSTVAGLAPTFGRGAMTNHWNDLQYADVLLVLGSNPAENHPISFRWISKAQEKGAKLITIDPRYTRTAQMSDIYGQLRSGSDIPFVGGMINYIIENNLYHQEYVANYTNAALIVDDSFSFEDGMFSGYDEKTRKYDKTKWAYKLDEEGNVLKDPTLQDPRCVFQLMKKHYSRYDVDTVIGITGTDKETYLKVCEIFAASGEVGKAGTILYAMGGTQHTVGSQNIRIYAILQLLLGNIGISGGGVNALRGESNVQGSTDFGLLYHNVPGYMDVPTSNDTTYQAFLDRITPKSGFKTNNPKFFTSMLKSFYGDSATAENEFGYHYMPKIAAGRNYSYLRLFDSMFNKELEGLILYGSNPVVGGPNSGQSQKSLANLKWMVAIDLMETETSAFWQKEAGSDPASIQTEVIFLPACSSYEKDGSVTNSGRWMQYRWQALPPKGHSKADLEITHEIAVRLKEAYANSTKPADTPMKALTWNYGPGHHPDIDLVCREINGYDAVTKQQINGFGNLKEDGSTVCGNWIYCGFYPESGNLSKRRDNKNEGMSNFLNWSYAWPMNRRILYNRASADLNGKAWNSHRVGIEWDALQGKWTGYDVPDFAATKGPDDPTFNDPFIMQETGKGDLFSAKMNEGPFPEHYEPWEYPLDNQISKTQFNPAVQFGEKKLEAKGEFEKFPIIATTYRVSEHWQTGSMTRNVPWLAELVPHMFIEISEELAKEKGISNKDKVMVSSARGEIEAYAMVTKRFKPFKLKGKTVHHIGMPWQFGYKGIATGASANRITPHIGDANSFIPEYKAFLCDVRRAK from the coding sequence ATGGAAGTAACCAGAAGGCAGTTTCTAAAGATATCTGGTGCCATGGCAGCAACGTTGGCAGTTGTTGAGCTTGGGTTTGATGATAAACAAGCAAAAGCGGCTTCAGGCTCATTTAAAATTGCTGAATTAACACCAACACCAACCATTTGTCCATATTGTTCAGTTGGTTGCGGCATACTTGTATATGCAAGCAAGGATGATGTGATTTACACAGAGGGTGACCCTGATCATCCTATCAATGAAGGGACCCTTTGCAGTAAAGGGACAACCATTCGTCAGTTATACACAACAGAGAAGCGGATTACAACACCATTGTACCGCGCACCAGGCAGTGACAAATGGGAAGAAGTAGATTGGGAGTTTGCTTACGAGAAGGTCGTAAAAAATATTAAAGAATCACGTGACAGAGGCATGATCCATCAAGAAAATGGTGTTGTGGTCAATCGTTTAGATAATATTGCATATCTTGGCGGAGCAGCACTAGATAATGAAGAATGTCATTTAAATCATAAATTATTCCGTGCTGGTTTAGGGTTATCCTTTATTGAGCACCAGGCCCGAATATGACATAGCTCAACGGTTGCCGGTCTGGCACCTACATTTGGTCGTGGCGCAATGACAAACCACTGGAATGATCTTCAATATGCAGATGTTTTATTAGTTTTAGGTTCGAATCCAGCTGAAAACCATCCGATTAGCTTCAGATGGATTTCAAAGGCACAGGAGAAGGGAGCCAAGCTGATTACGATTGACCCGCGTTACACAAGAACAGCGCAAATGTCTGATATTTATGGTCAGCTTCGTTCAGGCTCAGATATTCCGTTTGTGGGCGGGATGATTAACTATATTATTGAAAACAATCTTTATCATCAAGAATATGTTGCAAACTATACGAATGCAGCCTTGATTGTCGATGACAGCTTCTCCTTTGAGGATGGAATGTTCAGCGGCTATGATGAAAAAACAAGAAAATATGATAAGACAAAATGGGCCTATAAATTGGATGAGGAAGGCAATGTTCTAAAGGATCCAACGTTACAGGACCCACGCTGTGTATTCCAGCTAATGAAAAAGCATTATTCACGCTATGATGTGGACACGGTTATTGGCATTACAGGTACTGACAAAGAGACGTATTTAAAGGTATGTGAAATCTTTGCGGCATCAGGAGAAGTAGGTAAAGCAGGTACGATCCTTTATGCAATGGGTGGAACACAGCATACAGTTGGTTCGCAAAATATCCGTATCTATGCCATTCTGCAATTATTGTTAGGAAATATTGGAATCTCTGGCGGCGGTGTGAACGCACTTCGCGGTGAATCAAACGTTCAAGGCTCAACAGACTTTGGACTTCTTTATCATAACGTACCAGGCTATATGGACGTACCAACATCAAATGATACAACATACCAAGCGTTCCTAGATCGGATTACGCCGAAGTCAGGTTTTAAAACAAATAACCCTAAGTTTTTCACCAGTATGCTGAAATCATTCTACGGGGATAGTGCAACGGCTGAAAATGAATTCGGCTATCACTATATGCCAAAAATTGCAGCAGGTAGAAACTATTCTTATTTAAGATTATTTGATTCTATGTTTAATAAAGAGCTGGAAGGCTTAATCCTGTATGGTTCTAATCCAGTTGTGGGTGGACCAAACTCAGGTCAGTCACAAAAGTCATTAGCCAATCTTAAATGGATGGTTGCCATTGACTTGATGGAAACAGAAACCTCTGCATTCTGGCAAAAAGAAGCAGGTTCTGACCCAGCATCGATTCAAACAGAGGTTATTTTCCTACCAGCATGTTCTTCCTATGAAAAAGACGGCTCTGTAACAAACTCAGGCCGCTGGATGCAGTATCGCTGGCAGGCGCTTCCGCCAAAAGGCCATTCAAAGGCTGACTTAGAAATTACACATGAAATTGCTGTTCGTCTGAAAGAGGCCTATGCCAATAGTACAAAGCCTGCAGATACACCTATGAAGGCATTGACTTGGAATTATGGCCCAGGACATCACCCTGATATTGATTTAGTTTGTCGTGAAATTAATGGCTATGATGCAGTAACGAAACAGCAGATTAATGGCTTTGGAAACCTAAAGGAAGACGGCTCAACGGTTTGTGGTAACTGGATTTACTGCGGCTTCTACCCGGAATCTGGTAACCTATCAAAACGCCGTGATAACAAGAATGAAGGTATGAGTAACTTCTTAAATTGGTCCTATGCATGGCCAATGAACAGACGTATTCTTTATAACCGTGCAAGTGCTGACCTTAATGGTAAGGCTTGGAACTCTCATCGTGTGGGTATTGAGTGGGATGCCCTGCAAGGAAAATGGACCGGCTATGATGTACCAGACTTTGCTGCGACAAAAGGTCCGGATGATCCGACCTTTAATGATCCATTCATCATGCAGGAGACAGGAAAAGGAGATTTATTCTCAGCTAAAATGAATGAGGGTCCATTCCCTGAGCATTATGAGCCATGGGAATACCCATTAGATAATCAAATCTCTAAAACTCAATTTAATCCAGCCGTTCAATTTGGGGAAAAGAAACTAGAAGCAAAAGGTGAATTTGAGAAATTCCCGATTATTGCCACAACCTACCGTGTATCTGAGCACTGGCAGACAGGCTCGATGACACGAAATGTTCCATGGCTTGCAGAGCTTGTTCCACATATGTTCATTGAAATCAGTGAGGAATTAGCGAAGGAAAAGGGCATCTCGAATAAGGATAAAGTAATGGTTTCATCTGCTCGTGGTGAAATTGAGGCCTATGCAATGGTAACGAAACGCTTTAAGCCATTTAAGCTAAAAGGAAAAACCGTTCACCATATTGGTATGCCATGGCAGTTCGGCTATAAAGGAATTGCAACAGGTGCTTCTGCCAACAGGATAACTCCACATATTGGGGATGCTAACTCGTTTATCCCTGAATATAAAGCGTTCCTTTGTGATGTAAGGAGGGCGAAATAA
- a CDS encoding 4Fe-4S dicluster domain-containing protein yields MADYVKFVDVTKCDGCRACMVACKNWNDLPAEPEEFQGSIQSHEKLTANTWNIITYDEHERSDGSFDWLFRHAACLHCNVAGCEKACPEDAISTTKFGSVVIDHDKCVGCGYCVQGCYFDVIQLATYKDKKGKEYRLAQKCDLCTSRLENGLQPACVTACHTDCLVFDKKEEVLRDAEARLAKVKERYPNANIYNPQGIDGTNTIYLLAEKPSVYGLPEDPQAKLSQVIWKDWAQPLGKLAVGATTFGVLSALAVQGALKLKNRGKEGDDHHEG; encoded by the coding sequence ATGGCTGATTATGTAAAATTTGTTGACGTAACCAAATGTGATGGCTGTCGTGCCTGTATGGTTGCCTGTAAAAACTGGAATGACCTCCCAGCAGAGCCTGAGGAATTCCAAGGCAGTATCCAGTCACATGAGAAGCTAACAGCTAATACTTGGAATATTATTACCTATGATGAGCATGAAAGAAGTGACGGCAGCTTTGACTGGCTGTTCCGTCACGCTGCTTGCCTGCACTGTAATGTTGCGGGCTGTGAGAAGGCCTGTCCTGAGGATGCCATCAGCACGACGAAGTTCGGCTCAGTCGTCATTGACCATGACAAATGCGTGGGCTGCGGCTATTGTGTACAGGGCTGCTACTTTGATGTTATTCAGCTGGCTACCTACAAGGATAAGAAGGGGAAGGAATACCGCCTAGCCCAGAAATGTGACCTTTGTACAAGCCGTCTTGAAAATGGACTACAGCCTGCCTGTGTCACGGCTTGTCATACAGATTGTCTTGTATTTGATAAAAAGGAAGAAGTTCTTCGCGATGCGGAAGCCCGCTTAGCAAAGGTAAAAGAACGTTATCCAAACGCAAATATTTATAATCCGCAAGGAATTGACGGAACCAATACGATTTATCTTTTAGCAGAAAAGCCGTCAGTATACGGCCTTCCAGAGGATCCGCAGGCGAAGCTTTCGCAGGTAATTTGGAAGGATTGGGCACAGCCGTTAGGTAAGCTGGCAGTTGGTGCAACAACCTTTGGTGTGCTTAGTGCATTAGCTGTACAGGGTGCGCTGAAACTGAAGAATAGAGGAAAGGAAGGTGACGACCATCATGAAGGATAA
- a CDS encoding formate dehydrogenase subunit gamma, with protein sequence MKDNIMQLVSMMKNKEKRKIKDGKVKRFTVHFQIFHWGYALSYFILYLTGLAMYTEFFDWLYILFGGPAYARIIHRIAAVIFVVMPIYMLIFDRKSMFHWLKSAFKWGKHDIKYLMNFPFDMFGMKVKNPPQDFISGGEKLNSLMQIATFFMFVASGVVMWFPGYFPGWMIDWSYPMHNIALGLSLMVVVGHIYLSSANPSSKPSLEGMATGWVSEEYVKHHHENWYNEIVEEDKKLDGENKPPKGA encoded by the coding sequence ATGAAGGATAATATTATGCAGCTTGTCAGCATGATGAAGAACAAGGAAAAGCGAAAAATAAAAGATGGTAAGGTGAAACGATTCACCGTTCATTTCCAAATCTTTCACTGGGGATATGCGTTATCCTACTTTATCCTCTATTTAACAGGATTAGCGATGTACACGGAGTTCTTTGATTGGCTGTATATCTTATTCGGCGGACCAGCATACGCTCGTATCATCCATAGAATTGCAGCCGTAATCTTTGTGGTTATGCCAATCTATATGCTGATCTTTGATAGAAAGAGCATGTTCCATTGGTTAAAGAGTGCCTTTAAATGGGGCAAGCATGACATTAAGTATTTAATGAACTTCCCATTTGATATGTTCGGCATGAAGGTAAAAAATCCACCGCAGGATTTCATCAGTGGCGGTGAAAAGCTAAACTCCTTAATGCAAATTGCCACCTTCTTTATGTTCGTTGCTTCAGGTGTTGTGATGTGGTTCCCAGGCTACTTCCCAGGATGGATGATTGACTGGTCATATCCGATGCACAATATTGCTTTAGGTTTATCACTAATGGTGGTAGTTGGTCATATTTATCTATCAAGTGCTAATCCTTCATCAAAGCCATCATTAGAAGGTATGGCAACTGGTTGGGTTTCTGAGGAATATGTGAAGCACCATCACGAAAACTGGTATAACGAAATCGTTGAAGAAGATAAAAAGCTAGATGGTGAAAATAAACCACCAAAAGGTGCATAA
- a CDS encoding formate dehydrogenase accessory protein FdhE translates to MKTEIINPEYMKLQEKITALYEEWMRALSQQTIVKKGKMEGKQYPLLPQVEVEFTEKDYHSFLLGLFEVVKENKAELMDDLTRIEALLDDETLEKWFNEAMMVNTYYFADWAEKNNVPEWLPLFAAEHAVRPYLQKAALELSEELPKQGHHGSCPCCGEPARLALINKDGKKELLCPRCHTSWEQKKIACAHCGSDAQGEVVVLKLEEDERAEIYACKSCKGYTKVIDKRKLMEVPAPEILDLQTIHLDYIAQENGYGLMENNKH, encoded by the coding sequence ATGAAAACAGAAATAATCAATCCAGAATACATGAAGCTTCAAGAGAAAATTACCGCCTTATATGAAGAGTGGATGAGAGCTCTATCACAGCAAACGATTGTGAAAAAAGGGAAAATGGAGGGAAAGCAGTATCCGCTTCTTCCACAGGTTGAAGTAGAGTTTACTGAAAAGGATTATCATTCATTTTTACTGGGGCTTTTTGAAGTGGTAAAAGAAAATAAAGCGGAATTAATGGACGATTTAACTAGAATTGAAGCCTTGTTAGATGATGAAACATTAGAAAAATGGTTTAATGAAGCCATGATGGTCAATACGTATTATTTTGCTGATTGGGCTGAGAAAAACAACGTACCTGAGTGGTTGCCATTATTCGCGGCAGAGCATGCCGTTCGTCCCTATCTGCAAAAGGCAGCTCTAGAGCTTTCAGAGGAGCTTCCAAAGCAAGGACATCATGGCAGCTGCCCGTGCTGCGGTGAACCGGCACGTCTCGCTCTTATCAATAAGGATGGAAAAAAAGAGCTGCTTTGCCCGCGCTGTCATACGTCATGGGAGCAGAAGAAAATCGCCTGTGCCCACTGCGGCTCAGATGCCCAGGGTGAGGTAGTGGTATTAAAGCTTGAAGAGGATGAGCGTGCGGAAATTTATGCATGCAAATCATGTAAAGGGTATACTAAAGTCATTGATAAACGTAAGCTGATGGAAGTGCCAGCACCGGAAATCCTGGATCTACAAACGATCCATTTAGATTATATTGCACAGGAAAACGGCTATGGATTGATGGAGAACAATAAGCATTAA